In Wenyingzhuangia fucanilytica, the following are encoded in one genomic region:
- a CDS encoding CRTAC1 family protein, which yields MKTLKYKDTTVLAFIMVVSTQIFTNCMAQKQTSIVEPVFSENANVISLEDRSRRKFDNAVIADLDQDGYLDLLLTEHSRRVELFWNNKGTFEQGEPFIFGDTHGIAVGDYDFDGRIDILVQPGGGDGKNPRRLGYYHVNKDRSIIGGDDFKHFEGSRGRAVKFIDNDHNGSLDLVTSAFPTIKALDHGNRLYKSDTKETFKFINYLPHGDRFGIRTTLTNYNNDNHTDILFYGGKKTIVAKGEPGLAFKNTTQDVLSDLSKISLVNSISEIDFDNDGDFDLFLTRSKHPFDSESDYDEKNNTFYFFARRTAFDYNNLKIEGNLIIENLQMAYPHFDVFLGAKKNKWQRTDDNHGSHNLTLTPNDAKGWPKETSKKGLYIGYLGDGLWRISGHTDSPTSAVIHNVMTKPKTIPLKNLPAKLFENIGGKFIDVSTKYGIDIKEQTTSAAIGDFNNDGWSDIFVLRYGNPAQETKQVLYLNQKGKKFVRTKTHGIVTKELGATGMGADAFDYDKDGDLDIIYANERGKWHLFTNNSTLNSYKYIEVNIGNSPSGKATPVGAILTIHAEGNIYKRIVGQTSSSYSHSNNTYLHVGLGDCKEIDKAEVIWSNDEKVTLKINQLNKIYSVGKQP from the coding sequence ATGAAAACTTTAAAATATAAAGACACAACCGTTTTAGCTTTTATAATGGTTGTTAGCACTCAAATTTTCACAAACTGTATGGCTCAAAAACAAACATCCATAGTTGAGCCTGTGTTTTCTGAAAATGCTAATGTAATATCTTTAGAAGATCGTTCTAGAAGAAAGTTTGACAATGCTGTTATTGCAGATTTAGACCAAGACGGTTATCTTGATTTATTACTAACAGAACATTCAAGACGAGTGGAATTGTTTTGGAACAACAAAGGTACTTTTGAACAAGGAGAACCTTTTATTTTTGGAGATACCCACGGTATTGCTGTGGGAGATTATGATTTTGATGGACGTATTGACATTTTAGTTCAACCAGGTGGTGGTGACGGAAAAAACCCAAGACGTTTAGGCTATTATCATGTGAATAAAGATAGAAGTATTATAGGAGGTGATGATTTTAAACATTTTGAAGGGAGTCGTGGACGAGCTGTTAAATTTATTGACAATGATCACAATGGTTCTTTAGACTTAGTTACTTCTGCTTTTCCTACTATAAAAGCTTTAGACCATGGAAATAGATTGTACAAGAGCGATACAAAAGAAACTTTTAAATTCATCAACTATTTACCCCATGGTGATCGTTTTGGAATTAGAACCACTTTAACCAATTATAACAACGACAACCATACCGATATTTTATTTTATGGTGGTAAAAAAACAATTGTTGCTAAGGGAGAACCTGGTCTAGCTTTTAAGAATACAACACAAGATGTATTGAGCGATTTATCTAAAATCAGTTTAGTGAATAGTATATCAGAAATTGATTTTGATAATGATGGTGATTTTGATTTATTCTTAACACGATCTAAACATCCTTTTGATTCAGAAAGTGACTATGATGAAAAAAACAACACCTTTTATTTTTTTGCAAGAAGAACGGCTTTTGATTATAATAATTTAAAGATTGAAGGAAATTTAATCATAGAAAATCTTCAAATGGCCTACCCTCATTTTGATGTTTTTTTAGGAGCTAAAAAAAACAAATGGCAACGTACAGATGATAATCACGGAAGTCATAACCTTACTTTAACCCCAAATGATGCAAAAGGTTGGCCAAAAGAAACCTCTAAGAAAGGGCTGTATATTGGATATTTAGGAGATGGATTATGGAGAATTTCAGGACATACAGACTCCCCAACTTCGGCAGTTATTCACAATGTAATGACTAAACCCAAAACTATTCCTTTAAAAAATTTACCTGCTAAATTATTTGAAAACATAGGTGGTAAATTTATTGATGTTTCAACAAAATATGGAATTGACATCAAAGAACAAACAACCAGTGCTGCTATAGGAGACTTTAACAATGATGGTTGGTCAGATATTTTTGTACTGCGCTATGGAAATCCTGCTCAAGAAACAAAGCAAGTCTTATATCTAAATCAAAAAGGGAAGAAATTTGTTCGTACCAAAACTCATGGAATTGTGACCAAAGAATTAGGAGCAACAGGTATGGGAGCTGATGCTTTTGACTATGATAAAGATGGAGATTTAGATATTATTTATGCTAACGAACGTGGAAAATGGCATTTATTTACAAATAACAGCACACTAAACAGCTATAAATATATTGAGGTTAATATTGGAAATTCTCCTTCTGGAAAGGCAACTCCTGTTGGAGCCATTTTAACCATTCATGCAGAAGGCAACATATACAAACGTATTGTTGGTCAAACATCATCATCCTACTCACATAGTAATAACACCTATTTACATGTTGGTTTGGGTGACTGTAAAGAAATTGATAAGGCAGAAGTTATCTGGAGTAATGATGAAAAAGTTACGCTTAAAATCAATCAGTTAAATAAAATTTATTCTGTTGGAAAACAGCCATAA